The following coding sequences lie in one Rutidosis leptorrhynchoides isolate AG116_Rl617_1_P2 chromosome 4, CSIRO_AGI_Rlap_v1, whole genome shotgun sequence genomic window:
- the LOC139842008 gene encoding uncharacterized protein, whose amino-acid sequence MTSYFKYLQDGTLPADATKARRIKVNALLYVLENGVLYRKSFNGPNVRYGLPNEIANGQVEVTNKEIVVGIKARLGLSQTRWVDEVPYVLWAHRTTPKQSMRGIPFNLVYTKAVILAKIRVPTHRVLEFDFESNSSILRVILNLLEERRIRATIRQADNKQRMAKYYNKRVKHVQIEEGDLVLRDNEASRQAKQGKLGPR is encoded by the exons ATGACCTCGTATTTTAAGTATTTGCAAGATGGAACGCTGCCAGCGGATGCCACCAAAGCAAGACGGATAAAGGTAAATGCTCTGTTGTACGTTCTGGAGAATGGAGTACTTTACAGGAAGTCATTTAATGGCCCAAATGTGAG GTATGGTTTACCGAATGAGATT GCAAATGGCCAAGTTGAAGTAACAAATAAAGAAATTGTAGTCGGCATAAAGGCTAGACTTGGTTTAAGTCAAACAAGATGGGTTGATGAAGTGCCATATGTTTTGTGGGCTCACCGCACAACGCCAAAACAGAGCATGCGTGGAATACCGTTCAACCTAGTATACACTAAAGCAGTAATACTAGCAAAAATTCGTGTACCTACACACAGAGTTTTAGAATTTGATTTTGAAAGTAACTCATCCATTTTGCGAGTAATTTTAAACTTGTTAGAGGAAAGGCGTATTAGGGCTACAATCCGTCAAGCAGATAATAAGCAACGAATGGCAaagtattataataaaagagtAAAGCATGTCCAAATTGAAGAGGGGGATCTGGTTCTAAGGGATAATGAAGCAAGTAGGCAAGCAAAACAAGGAAAGTTGGGACCACGATGA